Proteins co-encoded in one Haladaptatus sp. ZSTT2 genomic window:
- a CDS encoding NAD(P)/FAD-dependent oxidoreductase, producing the protein MTENIVVLGAGYAGAAAIQSLEAEVDNADITWISKEDYHLVLHEVHRCIRDPSVRDKISLPIADIKSPSTRFIKAAVESVDTDDREIDLDDGSTVDYDYLVVGLGSKTAYYGIPGLEENSLTLKGLDDALEIHNQVKDAAREASRNDPAKIVIGGAGLSGIQTAGELAEFRDMHRAPLEIYLVEAMEEIFPGQDPEIQGALRKRLLEADINILTNDPITEAAEDTIYFDEGEPLEYDVFVWTGGITGQDALEEANVEKNHNRVNADATFQTSDERVFALGDSAIVDQLNSERPAPPTAQAAWQAGGVIGENVARAMNGQALTSWSYKDKGTVVSVGDDAVAHNVMMVPIGTFGGPAAKVLKKSIATRWIADVTSVGRAVSAWGDM; encoded by the coding sequence ATGACCGAGAATATCGTGGTGCTCGGCGCGGGCTACGCCGGCGCAGCCGCGATTCAGAGCCTAGAAGCCGAGGTTGATAACGCAGATATTACCTGGATTTCGAAAGAGGACTACCACCTCGTCCTCCACGAAGTCCATCGTTGCATCCGCGATCCGAGCGTCCGGGACAAGATTTCGCTCCCCATCGCGGACATCAAATCCCCGAGCACGCGCTTCATCAAAGCGGCAGTCGAGTCCGTCGATACCGACGACCGCGAAATCGATCTCGACGATGGCTCGACCGTCGATTACGACTACCTCGTCGTCGGACTCGGCTCGAAGACGGCCTACTACGGGATCCCGGGCTTAGAAGAGAACTCCCTTACGCTCAAAGGCCTCGACGACGCCCTCGAAATCCACAACCAAGTGAAAGACGCCGCCCGCGAGGCCTCCCGCAACGACCCCGCCAAAATCGTCATCGGCGGCGCTGGGCTGTCGGGCATCCAGACGGCGGGTGAACTCGCGGAGTTCCGCGACATGCACCGCGCCCCACTCGAGATTTACCTCGTCGAGGCGATGGAGGAAATCTTCCCCGGGCAAGACCCAGAAATCCAAGGTGCCCTCCGCAAGCGCCTCCTCGAAGCCGACATCAACATCCTCACGAACGACCCAATCACCGAAGCCGCAGAGGACACCATCTATTTCGACGAGGGAGAACCCCTCGAGTACGATGTCTTCGTCTGGACCGGCGGCATCACGGGACAGGACGCCCTCGAAGAGGCGAACGTCGAGAAGAACCACAACCGCGTGAACGCAGACGCGACGTTCCAGACCTCGGACGAGCGCGTGTTCGCCCTCGGTGACTCGGCGATCGTCGACCAGCTCAACTCAGAGCGCCCCGCCCCGCCAACGGCACAGGCTGCGTGGCAGGCTGGCGGCGTCATCGGCGAGAACGTCGCTCGCGCCATGAACGGGCAGGCGCTCACCTCGTGGAGCTACAAGGACAAGGGAACAGTCGTCTCCGTCGGCGACGACGCCGTTGCCCACAACGTCATGATGGTGCCAATCGGCACGTTCGGCGGCCCTGCGGCAAAAGTGCTGAAGAAGTCTATCGCTACCCGGTGGATTGCTGACGTGACCTCGGTGGGTCGCGCCGTGTCCGCCTGGGGCGACATGTAG